The Paracoccus seriniphilus genome includes a window with the following:
- a CDS encoding 3-oxoacid CoA-transferase subunit B, whose product MHALSDAELAARVAQDIPDGSYVNLGIGKPTHVSAHMPEGREVIYHSENGILGVGPVPAAGEEDPELIDASKRYVTAAPGASYFEHSDSFAMMRGGHIDIAVLGAYQVAENGDLANWATLDESYPPAVGGAMDLVVGVPRIFVMMRHRNRDGTPKLLQRCSYPLTGLGVVSRVYTELAVLDVTPAGFRLVELTPGNRLEEVQAVTGARILT is encoded by the coding sequence CTGCATGCGCTGAGCGATGCCGAACTGGCCGCGCGAGTGGCGCAGGATATTCCCGATGGGTCCTATGTGAATCTGGGGATCGGCAAGCCGACCCATGTCTCGGCCCATATGCCGGAAGGTCGCGAGGTGATCTATCACTCGGAAAACGGGATTCTGGGCGTGGGGCCGGTGCCCGCCGCGGGCGAGGAAGATCCGGAACTGATTGACGCCAGCAAACGCTATGTCACTGCCGCGCCCGGCGCTTCCTATTTTGAACATTCGGACAGTTTTGCCATGATGCGCGGCGGGCATATCGATATTGCCGTTCTTGGCGCCTATCAGGTGGCCGAAAACGGCGATCTGGCGAACTGGGCGACGCTGGACGAAAGCTATCCGCCTGCGGTCGGCGGGGCGATGGATCTTGTCGTCGGAGTGCCCCGGATCTTCGTGATGATGCGGCACAGGAATCGTGATGGCACGCCAAAGCTGTTGCAACGCTGCAGCTATCCGCTGACCGGTCTTGGGGTCGTAAGTCGTGTCTATACCGAACTTGCGGTTCTGGATGTGACGCCGGCCGGCTTCCGCCTTGTCGAACTGACACCAGGCAACCGCCTGGAAGAAGTTCAGGCGGTGACCGGGGCCAGAATTCTGACCTGA
- a CDS encoding LysR family transcriptional regulator codes for MDFRQLRNFIQVVELSSITAAAERLNIAQPALSRQVKALEEELNVALLRRHGRGVMPTEEGIRLARRAKAILEDVADMAGDISGNRAPLSGTVTLGLPPTVSEILATHLIERTMDRYPEVKLRIISGFSGHVQDWLLRGKIDLGVAYEDQKSPSIKAQPIILEQLFLIQSAEKEGDRDGVPIPMHDALTKPLILPNPEHGLRRRVESISQDERIDLEVVLEIDILPTMLAFVERGLGSTILPLISVINHVRDGRLIARPIVRQSIDRTLVLMTPLNRPGSRLTSSFAEFLTSEVHAMVATGQWPGTTL; via the coding sequence ATGGATTTCCGGCAGTTGCGCAACTTCATCCAGGTGGTCGAGCTGAGCAGCATCACCGCCGCCGCCGAACGTCTGAACATCGCCCAGCCCGCCCTCAGCCGTCAGGTCAAGGCATTGGAGGAAGAACTCAATGTCGCGCTGTTGCGCCGGCATGGTCGCGGGGTCATGCCCACCGAGGAGGGAATCCGGCTGGCACGCCGGGCAAAAGCGATCCTGGAGGATGTCGCGGATATGGCCGGGGACATTTCCGGCAATCGTGCGCCACTTTCAGGCACCGTGACGCTTGGCCTGCCGCCCACCGTGTCCGAGATACTGGCCACGCATCTGATCGAACGCACGATGGACCGCTATCCCGAGGTGAAGCTGCGGATCATCTCGGGTTTCAGCGGCCATGTTCAGGACTGGCTGCTGCGGGGAAAGATCGACCTGGGGGTTGCATATGAGGACCAAAAATCACCTTCGATCAAGGCCCAGCCGATCATTCTCGAGCAGCTTTTCCTGATCCAGTCCGCCGAGAAAGAAGGTGATCGTGATGGCGTGCCGATCCCGATGCATGACGCGCTGACGAAACCCTTGATCCTACCCAATCCCGAGCATGGTTTGCGCCGCCGCGTCGAATCCATTTCGCAGGATGAGCGGATCGATCTCGAGGTGGTGCTCGAGATCGACATCCTGCCGACGATGCTGGCTTTCGTCGAGCGCGGGCTGGGCAGCACGATCCTGCCGCTGATCAGCGTGATCAACCATGTCCGCGACGGACGTCTGATCGCCCGCCCCATCGTCAGGCAATCGATCGACCGGACACTTGTGTTGATGACCCCTCTGAACCGGCCCGGATCGCGCCTGACCAGCAGCTTTGCCGAGTTCCTGACATCCGAAGTCCATGCCATGGTCGCCACCGGTCAATGGCCCGGGACAACGCTCTGA
- a CDS encoding MaoC/PaaZ C-terminal domain-containing protein: protein MPIEYDRLMNFDIPEMRQSYGPAEVAHFGLSIGIGQDPLDMRQLAYVGGLEDDRRAMPAMANILGHPGFWLGRPETGVDALKLVHGEQGMTIHRTLPAEGTVIAKTRVTGLVDKGEGRGALLYSEKEIRDADTGGLFATCRGTTFLRGDGGFGGPEGPVRKPHNLPETEPDHVFDTPTRPEQALYYRWNADPNPLHLDPRVAARAGFERPILHGLCSFGCAAHALLAVICDYDADRFGAMDARFTAFVYPGETLRTEIWNDGSFRTRVLERDKVAIGNGLFKMREVL, encoded by the coding sequence ATGCCCATTGAATATGATCGTCTGATGAATTTCGACATTCCCGAAATGCGGCAAAGCTATGGTCCGGCCGAAGTCGCGCATTTCGGGCTGAGCATCGGCATCGGGCAGGATCCGCTTGACATGCGCCAACTTGCCTATGTGGGTGGGCTTGAGGATGACCGCCGCGCCATGCCGGCCATGGCCAATATTCTGGGCCATCCGGGTTTCTGGCTCGGGCGTCCTGAAACCGGGGTGGATGCGCTCAAACTGGTTCATGGCGAACAGGGAATGACGATCCACCGCACACTTCCCGCCGAGGGGACAGTGATTGCCAAGACCCGTGTGACGGGGCTTGTCGACAAGGGCGAGGGGCGCGGCGCCCTGCTTTATTCCGAAAAGGAGATACGTGACGCCGATACGGGTGGGCTGTTTGCAACCTGCCGTGGAACGACTTTTCTGCGTGGCGACGGCGGGTTTGGCGGGCCGGAGGGGCCGGTGCGGAAACCGCACAATCTGCCCGAAACAGAGCCGGATCATGTCTTTGATACGCCGACGCGCCCCGAACAGGCGCTGTATTACCGGTGGAATGCGGATCCGAACCCGCTGCATCTTGATCCACGTGTTGCTGCGAGGGCGGGATTTGAACGTCCTATCCTGCACGGGCTTTGCAGCTTTGGATGCGCGGCCCATGCCCTTCTGGCGGTGATCTGCGATTATGACGCCGACCGTTTCGGGGCGATGGATGCGCGGTTTACCGCCTTCGTCTATCCCGGCGAAACGCTGCGCACGGAGATCTGGAATGACGGGTCATTCCGCACCCGTGTGCTGGAGCGGGACAAGGTCGCGATCGGCAACGGGCTGTTCAAAATGAGGGAGGTACTATGA
- a CDS encoding 3-oxoacid CoA-transferase subunit A: protein MDKSVADLETAVAPIPDGASVMIGGFGSSGIPLALIDALLAQGASGLTVISNNAGAGETGIAKLLKAGRVAKVICSYPRTPGSIWFEKRYQTGEVELEVVPQGTLAERIRAAGAGLGGFLTPTGYGTLLAEGKETRVIGGRGYVMELPLHADFALLHAERADRWGNLGFHATARNFNPVMAMGARHAVAEVRQLCATPLDPEHVVTPGIFVQSVVECGVQA from the coding sequence ATGGACAAGAGTGTGGCCGACCTGGAAACTGCGGTCGCTCCAATCCCCGACGGTGCTTCGGTGATGATCGGAGGCTTCGGATCTTCAGGTATTCCCCTTGCCTTGATTGATGCGCTGTTGGCGCAGGGTGCCAGCGGCTTGACGGTGATCTCGAACAATGCCGGTGCCGGTGAGACCGGGATCGCCAAGCTGCTGAAGGCCGGACGCGTGGCAAAGGTTATCTGTTCCTATCCGCGCACCCCCGGTTCGATCTGGTTCGAAAAACGATATCAGACCGGAGAGGTCGAGCTGGAAGTCGTGCCTCAAGGTACATTGGCCGAGCGCATCCGCGCAGCAGGGGCTGGGCTGGGCGGCTTTCTGACTCCGACCGGCTATGGAACCCTGTTGGCAGAGGGCAAGGAGACCCGCGTGATCGGCGGGCGCGGCTATGTTATGGAGTTGCCGCTACACGCGGATTTCGCGCTGCTGCATGCCGAGCGTGCAGACCGGTGGGGCAATCTCGGCTTTCACGCCACAGCGCGCAATTTCAATCCGGTGATGGCGATGGGCGCGCGACATGCGGTGGCCGAGGTGCGGCAGCTTTGTGCGACCCCGCTTGATCCTGAACATGTGGTGACGCCGGGCATCTTTGTCCAGAGCGTCGTGGAATGCGGAGTGCAGGCATGA
- a CDS encoding TAXI family TRAP transporter solute-binding subunit, producing the protein MTAFGAWAQDLPKTMVWTSYDVGSAGYAEASAIADAFGKEFGTRVRIQPSGSGIGRLQPLLQGRADYAFLATEAFFVAEGAFDFATRDWGPRELRAVAGRPAGITLIAAGDAGIENVEDARGKRIAFVAGNPSVNVKCEAILAFGGLTLDDVEVVTFPTYGSAMASMTRNESDATCTTPTTSQLYELAESPRGIHYAPLEADNAAGWEGLLKVLPIMSPSDEDVAAGLEEGEIAKMAAYRYPVITTTAEKSADDVYAFIKSLDESYELYKNGTATMSRWTLEKSGKPAIDVPFHEGAIRYLKEKGIWTKEDDAWNEKRIARMDALLAAWEEFLPQNEALSDEEFSQAWMARRAELVSGLN; encoded by the coding sequence ATGACTGCGTTTGGTGCCTGGGCGCAGGACCTGCCGAAAACCATGGTATGGACATCTTATGACGTTGGGTCGGCAGGATATGCCGAAGCTTCTGCGATTGCCGATGCGTTCGGCAAGGAGTTTGGCACCCGTGTGCGCATCCAGCCATCGGGCAGTGGAATCGGACGTCTGCAACCACTGCTGCAAGGGCGCGCTGATTACGCATTCCTCGCGACCGAAGCGTTCTTTGTTGCCGAAGGGGCCTTTGATTTCGCAACGCGCGACTGGGGCCCGCGTGAGCTGCGCGCGGTGGCAGGCCGTCCGGCAGGCATCACGCTCATTGCGGCGGGAGATGCGGGGATCGAGAATGTCGAGGACGCCCGCGGCAAGCGCATCGCCTTCGTTGCCGGGAACCCCTCGGTGAATGTGAAATGCGAGGCGATCCTCGCCTTTGGCGGCTTGACGCTGGACGATGTCGAAGTGGTCACCTTTCCGACCTATGGCTCGGCGATGGCGTCGATGACCCGCAACGAATCCGACGCCACCTGCACGACGCCCACGACCAGTCAGCTTTACGAATTGGCCGAAAGCCCGAGGGGCATCCATTATGCGCCACTGGAGGCAGACAATGCCGCCGGCTGGGAGGGATTGCTGAAGGTGCTGCCGATCATGAGCCCGTCGGACGAGGATGTTGCCGCCGGTCTCGAGGAAGGCGAGATCGCCAAGATGGCCGCCTATCGCTATCCGGTGATCACGACCACGGCCGAGAAATCGGCGGATGATGTCTATGCCTTTATCAAGTCGCTCGATGAGAGCTACGAGCTTTACAAGAACGGCACCGCCACCATGTCGCGCTGGACGCTTGAAAAGTCGGGCAAGCCCGCCATCGATGTGCCCTTCCACGAAGGCGCCATTCGCTACCTGAAGGAAAAGGGCATCTGGACCAAAGAGGATGATGCCTGGAACGAGAAACGGATTGCCCGCATGGATGCGCTGCTGGCGGCGTGGGAGGAGTTTCTGCCACAGAATGAAGCCTTGTCCGATGAAGAGTTCTCGCAGGCCTGGATGGCCCGGCGCGCCGAGCTCGTCTCGGGTCTCAACTAA
- a CDS encoding enoyl-CoA hydratase/isomerase family protein has protein sequence MSIDTQKGDDGVLVITLNEPDRRNPVGHATRQNLLAVLAEAGADDSVRAVVLTGAGGHFSAGGDIRDQGERSLAAHRARFAVISDLVSRMARFPKPLVAAVEGWAAGGGFSLAMACPTVVASRDARFVASFTKIALMPDLGLLSTLPARVGPARARRLILTNRVVGAPEAHELGIVDELADVGGALDTAVALVLEEAEGPAMARQFIVDWFARDLSPALEYEQAVQPMLINSADAAEGRAAFAEKRPPQFRGC, from the coding sequence ATGAGCATCGACACTCAGAAGGGCGATGACGGGGTTCTTGTCATCACGCTGAACGAGCCGGACCGGCGCAACCCCGTCGGCCATGCAACGCGCCAGAACCTTCTTGCGGTGCTGGCCGAGGCGGGGGCGGATGACAGCGTGCGGGCCGTTGTTCTGACAGGGGCCGGCGGGCATTTCTCGGCCGGGGGCGATATTCGCGATCAGGGCGAGCGCAGTCTGGCGGCCCATCGTGCGCGCTTCGCGGTGATCAGCGATCTTGTATCGCGGATGGCGCGCTTTCCAAAACCGCTCGTTGCCGCTGTCGAGGGCTGGGCCGCAGGCGGAGGATTTTCGCTGGCGATGGCCTGCCCGACGGTCGTCGCCTCGCGCGATGCTCGTTTCGTGGCCAGCTTTACCAAGATCGCGCTCATGCCGGATCTGGGATTGCTCAGCACGCTGCCTGCACGGGTCGGCCCGGCGCGCGCGCGGCGGCTGATCCTGACCAATCGCGTCGTCGGCGCGCCCGAGGCGCATGAGCTTGGTATCGTCGATGAACTTGCGGATGTGGGTGGTGCACTCGACACCGCTGTAGCCCTTGTGCTGGAAGAGGCCGAGGGTCCGGCCATGGCAAGGCAGTTCATTGTCGATTGGTTCGCCCGCGACCTTTCGCCCGCGCTGGAATATGAGCAGGCGGTTCAACCCATGCTTATCAATAGTGCTGATGCAGCCGAAGGGAGGGCAGCCTTCGCCGAAAAGAGGCCGCCACAGTTTCGCGGATGCTGA
- a CDS encoding acetate--CoA ligase family protein has translation MTDLLHIDGLIAPRSVAVIGASEDVTRIGGRPIAAMLRAGYAGHILPVNPKRDTVQGLPCFASVDDLPMIPDAALIAVPAKLVPETIEALGQKGCKAATLFSAGFAEVGEAGETAQRQLVTLARRHGMRILGPNTLGVYNVDIGYYGTFSSSLDTGYPRPGNIGIASQSGAFGAHLGALARDRGLGCSVLITTGNEADITVAEAIRWMAESDGTDVICTYMEAINDAPALLAALDVARAKGKPVLAIKSGRSAVGARAAASHTASLTGDAMVADAVLSEHGVVILRDPETMMDIAYAASKMIFPTRHSLGIVTVSGGAGIVASDEAERVGLPMPAMPDKAQAALRQALPYASPVNPLDCTAQALNDPSLLELFTRSGLEEGGYGAVLCFLTYVAGSKAMTEVILETMAPLRAAYPDRIIAFCALGAPEVLARYDDAGILVFNDPCRAVRALDAVLRHGADQAHGATFLQPEARPVTLPQGTPDEAQAKALLAKAGIAAAPELAVTSAEAAVLAAEAFGYPVVMKILSPDILHKSDIGAVKLNIANACAVREAYDTILSAAQAHALDAAVTGVLVAKQLSGGIECLMGIHRDPTFGPVAVFGLGGIFVEVLNDVSLRACPFGPEVAREMILSIRSAAILRGARGQTPADIDALAQMLSRLSVFAAGAGERLVSIDLNPVLAMPKGQGAFALDAVIELDRQEVAEHAH, from the coding sequence ATGACGGATCTTCTGCATATTGACGGACTGATCGCCCCGCGCTCGGTGGCGGTAATCGGTGCGTCCGAAGATGTGACGCGGATTGGCGGTCGCCCCATCGCGGCGATGCTGCGGGCGGGCTATGCCGGGCATATCCTTCCGGTCAACCCCAAGCGCGACACGGTTCAGGGGTTGCCATGTTTTGCCAGCGTGGACGATCTGCCAATGATACCCGATGCTGCGCTGATCGCGGTACCCGCCAAGCTGGTCCCCGAAACCATCGAGGCGCTTGGCCAAAAAGGATGCAAGGCCGCGACGCTTTTCTCTGCCGGCTTTGCCGAGGTTGGCGAGGCGGGCGAGACCGCTCAGCGGCAGCTGGTGACGCTGGCACGCCGCCACGGAATGCGGATTCTGGGACCGAACACACTAGGGGTCTACAATGTCGATATCGGATACTACGGAACCTTTTCCTCGTCTCTTGATACCGGATATCCAAGACCCGGCAATATCGGCATCGCCAGCCAATCCGGGGCCTTCGGCGCCCATCTTGGTGCGCTGGCGCGTGACCGCGGGCTGGGCTGTTCGGTTCTGATCACCACTGGCAACGAAGCCGATATCACGGTGGCCGAGGCGATCCGCTGGATGGCCGAAAGCGACGGGACCGACGTGATCTGCACCTATATGGAGGCGATCAATGACGCGCCCGCGCTGCTTGCTGCGCTTGATGTTGCGCGCGCCAAGGGCAAGCCGGTATTGGCGATCAAGTCGGGCCGCTCGGCTGTCGGGGCACGGGCGGCCGCGTCCCATACGGCCTCGCTGACCGGCGATGCGATGGTGGCGGATGCGGTGCTGTCCGAACATGGGGTGGTCATCCTGCGTGACCCCGAGACGATGATGGATATCGCCTATGCCGCATCGAAGATGATTTTCCCGACGCGGCATTCGCTTGGCATCGTGACGGTCAGCGGTGGTGCGGGGATCGTCGCCAGCGACGAGGCCGAACGCGTCGGCCTGCCGATGCCTGCCATGCCTGACAAGGCGCAGGCCGCTCTGAGGCAGGCGCTTCCCTATGCCTCGCCGGTCAATCCGCTGGATTGCACGGCTCAGGCGCTGAACGACCCTTCGCTTCTGGAACTGTTCACCCGCAGCGGGCTGGAGGAGGGCGGCTATGGTGCGGTTTTGTGCTTTCTGACCTATGTGGCTGGAAGCAAGGCCATGACGGAGGTGATCCTTGAAACCATGGCACCATTGCGGGCGGCATATCCTGACCGAATCATCGCCTTCTGCGCCCTGGGTGCGCCGGAGGTTCTGGCGCGCTATGATGATGCAGGCATTCTTGTGTTCAACGATCCCTGCCGTGCCGTGCGGGCGCTGGACGCCGTTCTGCGTCATGGGGCGGATCAGGCGCATGGGGCAACATTTCTCCAGCCCGAGGCAAGGCCGGTGACGCTGCCCCAGGGAACGCCGGATGAAGCGCAGGCCAAGGCGCTGCTGGCAAAAGCCGGAATTGCTGCAGCGCCCGAACTGGCCGTGACATCGGCCGAGGCCGCAGTTCTGGCCGCCGAGGCGTTTGGCTATCCTGTCGTCATGAAAATCCTGTCGCCCGACATTCTGCACAAATCGGATATCGGGGCCGTCAAGCTGAATATTGCGAATGCCTGTGCCGTGCGCGAAGCTTATGACACCATCCTGTCAGCGGCACAGGCCCATGCGCTGGATGCGGCCGTGACCGGAGTTCTGGTCGCCAAACAGCTGTCGGGTGGCATCGAATGCCTGATGGGGATTCATCGCGATCCGACCTTTGGGCCGGTGGCGGTGTTCGGTCTGGGCGGGATATTTGTCGAGGTGCTGAACGACGTTTCCTTGCGGGCCTGCCCCTTCGGTCCCGAGGTCGCACGCGAGATGATCCTCTCGATCCGCAGCGCCGCGATCCTGAGGGGCGCGCGCGGACAGACTCCGGCAGATATCGACGCCCTGGCGCAAATGCTGTCGCGGCTGTCGGTCTTTGCGGCCGGGGCGGGTGAGCGGCTGGTGTCGATCGATCTCAACCCGGTGCTGGCGATGCCAAAGGGGCAGGGCGCCTTTGCCTTGGATGCGGTCATCGAACTGGACAGGCAGGAGGTCGCAGAACATGCCCATTGA
- a CDS encoding TRAP transporter permease → MVMGALGLVMAINQQFLLNLFGFQPLGNAYLYYLIGIFLALAFLTLPVSAMYPRRYRWLNPVLAVAALVSAGWLGTHGLDIIQKGWEYDAPLLADVMASILILLVLEGVRRAGGPVLLATALLFGAYPLYADYMPGFLWGTEYSLIGTVRAHVLGVESIIGIPMQVVAELVIGFVIFGSVLVATKGSDFFMELASALLGNSRGGPAKVAVMGSGILGSLSGSVISNILTSGPFSIPTMRRVGYPAYYAAAVEACASTGATLMPPVMGTVAFVMASFLGVQYSSIVIAAIIPALMFYIALLFQVDMYAARRGLKGLPRDEMPAIWPVLKSGWPYLLSLAVLIFVLMGLRMEARSPYYASVVMVVATAFNKNTRLTFGRAKALLFDISTNIAGLVAVLAGIGLVVGGLSYTGVAGAFSRELLLYAGGNTALMLIAGAVTSFVLGMGMTVTACYIFLSILLAPALVQAGLNPIASHLFILYWGMLSYITPPVALAAITAANVAGSKPMQTGLHAMRLGMPLFVLPFIFVYDPALIMDGTWLQIFERVLLTLVAIWAITSAFEAWIYKVGQIGMLSRAAFALGGVLILFPELTTSLAGAGILMAVIVVNRGLGRRRNAVRA, encoded by the coding sequence ATGGTGATGGGCGCGCTTGGCCTCGTGATGGCGATCAACCAGCAGTTCCTGCTGAACCTGTTCGGGTTCCAGCCTCTGGGGAATGCCTATCTCTACTATCTGATCGGCATCTTTCTGGCCCTGGCCTTCCTGACCCTGCCGGTCAGTGCGATGTATCCCCGACGGTATCGGTGGCTGAACCCGGTACTTGCAGTCGCGGCGTTGGTCAGCGCCGGTTGGCTTGGCACGCATGGGCTCGACATCATCCAGAAGGGCTGGGAATATGATGCGCCGCTTCTGGCCGATGTCATGGCGTCGATATTGATCCTGCTTGTTCTGGAAGGGGTGCGGCGTGCGGGGGGGCCGGTCCTGTTGGCCACGGCGCTGCTGTTCGGAGCCTATCCGCTTTATGCCGATTACATGCCCGGTTTCCTTTGGGGGACCGAATATTCGCTAATCGGAACCGTTCGCGCGCATGTACTGGGCGTCGAGTCGATCATCGGCATTCCCATGCAGGTCGTCGCGGAACTGGTGATCGGCTTTGTAATCTTCGGTTCGGTCCTTGTCGCGACGAAGGGCAGCGATTTTTTCATGGAGCTTGCATCCGCGTTGCTGGGTAACAGCCGGGGTGGCCCCGCCAAGGTTGCGGTAATGGGCTCGGGCATTCTCGGCTCTCTTTCCGGCAGCGTGATCTCGAATATTCTGACCTCGGGACCGTTTTCGATCCCGACGATGCGCCGGGTCGGTTATCCGGCCTATTATGCCGCTGCCGTCGAGGCCTGCGCCTCGACTGGCGCGACGTTGATGCCGCCGGTAATGGGCACAGTCGCCTTCGTCATGGCCTCGTTTCTTGGGGTGCAATATTCAAGCATCGTCATTGCCGCGATCATTCCGGCGCTGATGTTCTATATCGCGTTGCTCTTTCAGGTCGACATGTATGCGGCGCGCCGTGGGCTCAAGGGGCTGCCGCGCGACGAGATGCCCGCAATCTGGCCGGTGCTGAAATCTGGCTGGCCCTATCTGCTGAGCCTCGCCGTTCTGATCTTTGTACTGATGGGGCTGCGTATGGAAGCGCGCTCTCCATATTATGCCTCGGTGGTGATGGTGGTCGCGACCGCGTTCAACAAGAATACCCGTCTGACATTTGGCCGGGCCAAGGCACTGCTGTTTGACATCTCGACGAATATCGCCGGTCTGGTTGCGGTTCTGGCCGGGATTGGTCTTGTTGTCGGTGGTCTGTCCTATACCGGCGTTGCGGGTGCATTCTCACGCGAGTTGCTGCTTTATGCTGGAGGGAACACGGCGCTGATGCTGATTGCCGGGGCTGTGACCAGTTTTGTCCTGGGCATGGGGATGACGGTGACGGCCTGTTACATCTTCCTGTCGATCCTGCTGGCTCCGGCTCTTGTGCAGGCCGGGCTCAACCCGATCGCCAGCCATCTGTTTATCCTTTACTGGGGAATGCTGTCCTATATTACCCCGCCGGTCGCGCTGGCCGCCATTACCGCCGCGAATGTGGCCGGGTCGAAACCGATGCAGACCGGGCTGCACGCCATGCGTCTGGGGATGCCGCTTTTCGTGCTGCCCTTCATCTTCGTCTATGATCCCGCGCTGATCATGGATGGGACATGGTTGCAGATCTTTGAACGTGTCCTGCTGACCCTGGTGGCAATCTGGGCGATCACCTCGGCCTTCGAGGCCTGGATCTACAAGGTAGGCCAGATCGGCATGCTGAGCCGGGCTGCCTTTGCCCTTGGTGGCGTTCTCATCCTTTTTCCCGAACTGACCACCAGCCTCGCAGGGGCGGGAATTCTGATGGCAGTGATCGTTGTGAATCGCGGGCTCGGGCGCCGCAGAAACGCCGTCAGGGCGTAA
- a CDS encoding thiolase, with protein sequence MSDRSLRGKSAIVGMATAGVGEAPGFSAMELLGQAAAAAVANAGLKMQDIDGVFAATSSHAFPTMSVVEYLGLRPRFFDGTNVGGSSFEMHLLQATLALEAGLCDAALVCYGSNQRTAGGRLVSMSEPQWHETPYKPRHPITAYALATSRHMAQYGTTREQLADVALAARGWANLNPEAFARGPLTKDEVLSARMISDPLTKADCCLVTDGAAACVLVRADRAKDLPGKPVYFLGAGGANYHRSIVAMPDLTTTAAADSGPRAMQMAGVSQSDLDLVMVYDAFTINTILFLEDLGFCPKGEGGRFVEDGRIAPGGELAVNTNGGGLSCVHPGMYGLFLIAEAVAQIRGEAGERQIEDCNLALCHGNGGTLSSQCTAILGSEAVI encoded by the coding sequence ATGAGCGATCGGAGTCTTCGTGGTAAATCGGCCATTGTCGGAATGGCGACGGCCGGGGTTGGAGAGGCACCTGGTTTTTCGGCGATGGAGTTGCTGGGGCAGGCTGCGGCCGCTGCGGTCGCCAATGCCGGGCTGAAGATGCAGGATATTGATGGCGTCTTCGCTGCGACCAGCAGCCACGCCTTCCCGACCATGAGCGTCGTCGAATATCTGGGGCTGCGGCCGAGATTCTTTGATGGGACCAATGTCGGTGGATCAAGCTTCGAGATGCATCTGCTGCAGGCGACGCTGGCGTTGGAAGCCGGGCTCTGCGACGCTGCGCTGGTCTGCTATGGCTCGAACCAGCGCACTGCGGGCGGACGGCTGGTCTCGATGAGCGAGCCCCAGTGGCATGAAACCCCCTACAAACCCCGTCATCCGATTACCGCATATGCGTTGGCGACCAGCAGACATATGGCGCAATACGGCACCACACGGGAACAACTGGCCGATGTGGCACTTGCCGCGCGCGGCTGGGCCAATCTCAACCCCGAGGCCTTTGCCCGCGGGCCATTGACCAAGGACGAGGTTCTGTCTGCGCGGATGATTTCGGATCCGCTGACCAAGGCCGATTGCTGCCTTGTGACCGACGGCGCTGCTGCCTGCGTGCTGGTGCGGGCCGATCGCGCCAAGGATCTGCCGGGCAAGCCGGTCTATTTCCTTGGTGCGGGTGGCGCGAATTACCACCGCTCGATCGTGGCGATGCCCGATCTGACCACCACTGCCGCCGCCGATAGCGGACCACGCGCCATGCAGATGGCCGGGGTGAGCCAGTCGGATCTGGATCTGGTGATGGTCTATGACGCCTTTACCATCAACACGATCCTGTTTCTGGAGGATCTGGGCTTCTGTCCGAAGGGTGAAGGTGGACGTTTCGTCGAGGATGGGCGCATCGCACCAGGCGGCGAGCTCGCGGTCAATACCAATGGCGGCGGGCTGTCCTGCGTGCATCCGGGCATGTACGGGCTGTTTCTTATCGCCGAGGCCGTAGCTCAGATCCGTGGCGAAGCTGGCGAACGGCAGATCGAAGACTGCAATCTGGCGCTTTGTCACGGGAATGGTGGCACCTTGTCCAGCCAATGCACGGCAATTCTTGGATCCGAGGCGGTGATATGA